gagctgaggtgggaggatcacttgagcctgagaggttgaggctgcagtgaaccaagattgcaccactgcacttcaaagcctgaacaacagagtgagaccctgttcaaaaacaaaaaaaaaaaaaactcaaggccgggcatggtggctctcgcctcttattccagcactttgagaggctgaggcaggtggatcacctgaggtcaggagttcaagaccagcctggccaacatggcaaaaacctgtctctactaaaagtataaaaattagccaggtgtggtggcaggtgcctgtaatcccagctaatcaggaagctgaggcaggagaatcgcttgaacctgggaggcagaggttgtagtgagccaagatcatgccactgcactccagcctaagtgacaacagtgagactccgtctaaaaaaccaaaaaacctatGGCTCTcacatatttccttttccaaatgaggtcctgagtatctgggactacaggcacaaactatagcacctcgctaatttttttgtttgtgtgtgtgtgtgtggtttttttttttttttttttggtagagatgaggtctcactatgttgcccaagctgattttgaactcctggcttcaagctcttctcctacttcagcctcccaaagtcttgggattacaggtgtgagctgtccTGCCTAATTTTGTCCagcctaatttctttttgtattttggagatgaggtctgGCTGTGGTGCCCATGCtgttcccaaactcctggcctcaagcaataccgtcacctcagcctcccaagtagctgagactatagccACGAGCTGCCAAACCTTGCATCACACCCTgtcgctctctttttttttgagacaccatctccctttgttgccccggctggagggCAGCAGTGCAATgacggcttactgcaacctccacctcctgggctcaaacaatcctcccacctcagcctcccaagtagctgggtctacaggcgtgtgccaccatgcctggctaattttttaaaattttagtagagatggggtttcaccatgtggcccagggtggtctggaactcctgacctcaaagaatccatctgcctcagcctcccaaaatgctagaattacaggtgtgagccaccactcctggtacATCACACTCTATCCTCAGATTCAAGTGCCTCTGCCTGGCATCCAGTGTCTTCCAGGACCAGACCCCATCTCCCATGGTCTATCCCAGGCTTCCTGGTCAGCTCAGAGTTCTCAGAACATGAAATCTCCAGGCCTTTCACTTGGAATGTCCTCCACAGCTTGATTATCTGACTGGCGATCCTTTAAAGACTTGCTTTACTtgggccgggcccggtggctcatgcctgtaattccagcactttgggaggccgaggtgggcggatcatgaggtcaggagatcgagaccatcctggctaacacggtgaagccctgtctctactaaaaatacaaaaaattagccgggcatggtggcggacgcctgtaatcccagctactcgggaggctgagcttgcaagtgagctgagatcgtgccactgcactccagcctgggtgacagagtgagactctgtctcaaaaaaaaaaaaaaagacttgctttACTTTTCTTCCTTCAATGCTTGTTCCTCTTCCTTGTCACAATAACACAGTCTATAACATCAATAACCCAGTATGTAACATCATCCACAAGAAACAATCATAATAGACGGTGTCTACATTCATTGAGTGATAATTACGTGCCACactttctaagcattttatttgaCATCCCTCCCATTGGAGGTGGAGTCTATGATGCCTCTCCTTGAATATGAGCTGGCTTCAGTGACTCCCTGTAGTGAATAGAAAGAGATGTCACACTGTGTTAATTCCAAAGTTAAGTCATCAAAACTGAACTCCCACTTGGCTTGCTCTCTTGGGACATTTCCCTTAGATCGTAGCTGCCATGTTGAGAGGAAGCCCAAGCCACAGAGGGGCCATGTGCAGATATTCTGGCAAATAGCCCCAGCAGAAGTTGAAGACAACAGCCAACGCCAACTAGCAGATATGTGAGCGAGGAAGACTTCAATGTGATTCCAGCCCCAGCCACTGTCTGCAAGTACATGACAGATCTTCAGGAAGAACTGCCAGGCTGGACTGAGTCAAACCCCAGAACCATGAAAgatagtgactttttttttttttttttgagatggagtctcgctctgtcacccaggaggctggagtgttatggcgtgatcttggctcaccgcaacctctgcttcctgggttcaagcgattctcctgcctcagcctcctgagtagctgggattacaggcatgcaccaccaccacacccggctaattgtctgtatttttagtataggtggtgtttcaccatgttgatgaggctggtcttgaactcctgacctcgtgattcacctgcctcggcctccaaaagtgctggggttttttttgttttgtttttgagacggagtctggctctgttacccagggtggggtgcagtggcatgatctcggctcactgcaacctctgcttcctgggttcaagtgattttccatcctcagcctccttagtagctgggactacaggtgctcgccaccacgctcggctaagtttttgtatttttagtagagatgggctttcaccatgttagccaggatggtcttgatctcctggccttgtgatccgcccgccttggcctcccaaagtgctggacttacaggcatgagccaccgtgcccaggctagTGACTTTTTTATCATCACTATATTGGAGTTGCTTGGTATGCAGTGTTAGATAAGCAGAAAAACTTGCACTAACTCACTGAATTCTTTCTCAATTCTGTAAAAGGaactcatttccattttattttatttattttattttaatttttcttgttgagacaaggtctcactctcttacccaggctgtagtgcagtggtactatctcaggtcaccacaacctccatctcctgggttcaagtgattatcccacctcggcctcccaagaaactgggattacaggcatgtaccaccacgcctggctaatttttgtatctttggtagagatggattttcgctatgttggccgggctggtcttgaactcctggactcaagtgaatgcactgcctgcctcagcctcccaaagtgctgggattagaggcatgagacaccatgcccagcccacattcccattttaaagatgaagaaattgaggctcaagcTGGGCAATGTGTGAAACGGAAGTTACAGCGtaagtaagtggtagagctgggttGTGAACACAGGTGGACACTACACAGGGTCATTGTCACCAAACTCTGTAGTCTGTATATGTATAATATGGGGTCTTGgacaggcatggtgactcatgtctgtaatcccagcactttgggaggccgaggtgggtggatcaccaaagtcaggaatttgagaccagcctggccaacatggcgaaaccccatctgtactaaaaatacaaaaattagccagatgtggtggtgtgtgcctgcaatcccagctactctggaggctgaggtacgagaatcacttgaacccaggaggctgaggttgcagtttgccaagattgcaccactacactttaGCTTGGGAGACAAAGCTAGACTgtgtcccaaaaaaagaaaaagggcgtggcgtggtggctcatgcgtgtagtcttagcactttgggaggccgaggtgggttgatcacctgaagtcaagaatttgagaccatcctgaccaacatggtgaaatcccatctctactaaaaatacaaaaaattagccgggcttggtggcaggcacctgtaatcccagctactagggaggctgaggcaggagaattactggaacctgggaggtggaggttgcagtgagctgagatcctgccattgcactccagcctgggcaacaagagcgaaactctgtctcaaaaaaaaaaaaaaaaaaaattggggtctggcttttgcccaggctgtagtacagtggcaggattatagcttactgcagcctcgaattcctggggtcaagtgatcttcttacctcagcctcccaagtagtttggAGTTCAGCACATACTACCATGGCCAGTTTGGTATTCTGTGTCTGcatgtcttattattttttatttgagacaggctctcactgtgtcacccaggctggagtacagtggtgtgatcatggctcactgcagccctgaactgagctcaagtgatcttcctgcctcagcctgctgagcaggtaggaatacaggcatgcaccactacactgggccaatttaaaattttctttttgtttttttttggtagagacaggttctcactgtaTTGCCAagcctggccttgaactcctgggctcaagcaatgcaaCCACCTTGGCCTGtgaaattgctgggattacaggcacgagcctcTGCACCCGGCCTTGAAGTGTGTCTTGAGGCCTATACAAGTTAGGCAGCTTTTTGGGAGCCCTGGTGGCACACAGTGGGAAGGAACCCCTCCTGCCCTTGTCAGCCCCTGTTCCGACCCCCTCTCCATTTCCAACACCTGGGTGTTCCGAGTTATGTTGACTGCTCTAGGGCACAGGCCATCCATCATTTACACTGTAGTATGAATCAGTCACTGCTTCTAGGATCTGAGGATTAGACGTGAGACATCTGTTACTTTCTGGCAATTCTCCTTCCCACCTGTTTCCCCAAGAAGCAGCCACACACATCACGTGCTCTTGCTGGCGACTTTATTCAAAGGGGAGAGggaaaagtgagagagagagttggGTCATTTCTGGGATAAGGTGGAGAGGGGTGAGTCTCTGGAGCTCCAGGGAGGAGGGACAGACATCTCAAAACTATTATAGAAGGCCGAGAGGGCGAGGGGTGGGGTTCTGGGTGTtctgaggggcagggctgggggaagggacCCTCCCCCAACTCAGGGCCACGCGTCCGCTAGGGGCCGCTGCCGCTTCCACTGCCACTCCCGCTGCCCCCAGCGTCCAGGATGGAGGTGCGAGGGCGGCGGGAACGCCAGGAGGGAGCTTCCCGGGCCCGCCGTCCTGGTCTGGGACGAGGTAGTGCGGAGATGGAGATATTGAAGCAGTGACGGGCTCCAGGAGCGGCCACCGGCAGGGCGTGGCCCAGAGCCGAGCGACAAAGGTCCGTCCCGTCTGCGAAGGTCTACGAAAAAGTGGAGTTAGGGCCGTAGTGGGCGGAGTCCAGAGGGGCATGGCTTTCTCCCAGGGGCGTGGCCTCGGGAAGGGAAAGTCTGTAAGTTCCTTTGGGATTGGGGTCAGAGGCGGAGTGTGCAGTTTGGGAGTCTGGGTGCGGGGCCAGAGTGGTGGCAGGTCCTTGGGGAGTGTGAATGTTCTTACTGGGCCCTAGCGGGATGAATCAGGGTTGGGGCAGTCGGGGGACGCGCAGAGAGGTCTGTATCAAGGCTGGGGTTTTGTAGAGGGTGACTGGGCTTCTGGGTCCTCCATGGTAAACTGGATGGACCCAGAGCAGGGATGGTTCCTTGGGAAGGGCAAATCTGGACTTAGGGAGCTTTTGGGGTCAAAGGGCGCAACCCAATGGGAGGTTGGGCTAGGGAAGGGTTGGAGTAGGGACCTGGGGAGTGCCAATCCGGTCTCTGGGGTCTAGACACGGTAAGAACTTGGTGGGGGTCGgggcagtagctcatgcctgcaatcccagcactttgggaggccaaggcgggcggatcacctgaggtcaggagttcgagaccagtatggccaatatggtgaaattctgactctactaaaaatacaaaaattagctgggcatggcggcgaatgcctgtaatcccagctactcgggaggctgaggcaggcaaatcacttgaacccgggaggcagaggttgcagcgagcagagattgtgccactgcactccagcctgggcaacaagaatgaaactctgtctcagaaaaaaaataaagaacttggTAGGGAGGATCTCAGTCtcttctcttcaccttctgcctcaCACTCACCTGTCCATAGGTAAGGCAGCTAGGCTCACAGCCCCTTTTTTCTGAGAGTGGGAGCCAAGTCGGGCCACAGGTGATATCATCTTCGCAGTTGGCGAACCTGGAGATGGCGAGTGGAGAGGTGGGTAAAGCTTTTGTAGCTACATGCCAGCGGGATTCCGGTTCTTCTAGACTGTGTTCAGTATATGTCCCCCGCTGGGATCCAGGCCCTGCCTCTTAGAACCACTCCCCTGCTaactccagatttcatctctccagatttcatcccACCCCATATTCTATCAGATCTTTCCATACTCTGGGCCATGTCACAACTGGCCTCGTCCCTGCAGACCTCAGACCATTTGTTACGGGCCAGTCCCTCATATTTTCCcactctttcattttccttttatttatttttgagacagggtcttgttctgtgactcaaactggagtgcagtggcacaatcatggcttatggcagctttgacctcccgggctcgagcaatccttccacctcagtgtCTCAAGTACCTGgtactataggcacacgccatcatgtctgattagtacttttttttttgttttttgagatggagtcctgctctgtctcctgggctgaagtgcagtggcccaatctctgcACAcagcaatttctgcctcccaggttcaaacagttctgcctcagcctcccgagtaggtgggattacaggcacccaccaccacgcctggctcttttttgtgtttttagtagagacagtgtttcgccatgttggccagtcttgtctcaaactcctgacctcaggggatccgcccaccttggcctcccaaagttctgggattacatgcgtgagccactgcgtctgtcCCATGtctgattaatttttaaactttttgttgagactgggtcttgccatgttgtccaggctgatcttgaactcctggcctcaaccaatcctcctaTCTTGACCTCTCAAATGACGGAGATTATAGGCGCCCTCCCTTTTACCTTCTCTTTTCAATCAGGAGGACTCACTCCTTAAGAAATCTCAgggcctggctgggcatggtggctcacccctgtaatcctagcactttgggaggccaaggcaggcagatcacctgaggtcaggagttagagaccagcttggccaacatggtgaaacaccgtctctactaaaaatacaaaacttagccggacgtggtgacggaagcatgtaatcccagctactagggatgctgaggcaggagaatcacttgaacccaggaggctgaggttgcagtgagccgagattgtgtcactgcactccagcctgggcaacaagagcaaaactctatctcaaaaaaaagaaaaaaaggccgggtgcagtggctcacacatgtaatcccagcactttgggaggccgaggcaggaggatcacgaggtcaggagttcgagaccggcctgaccaacatagtgaaacctcgtctctactaaaaatacaaaaattagccaggcgtggtggtgtgcacctgtaatcccagctactcaagaggctgaggcaggagaatcgcttgaacctgggaagtggaggttgcagtgagccgagattgcaccactgcactccagcctaggggacagagtgagactccatctcaaaaaaagaaaagaaaaaaaaaagaaatctcagggCTATGAAAAGCCACATCGCCATATGGCAGGTATCTTAAAAACTGGGggcttcggccgggcgcggtggctcaagcctgtaatcccagcactttgggaggccgagacgggcggatcacgaggtcaggagatcgagaccatcctggctaacaccgtgaaaccccgtctctactaaaaatacaaaaaactagccgggcgaggtggcgggcgcctgtagtcccagctactcaggaggctgaggcaggataatggcgtaaacccgggaggcggagcttgcagtgagctgagatccggccactgcactccagcccgggctacagagcaagattccgtctcaaaaaaaaaaaaaaaaaaaaaaaaaaacccaaaaaactgggGGCTTCTACCTGGGCTCTAAACATTAAGCTGCATCTCTTAAACCTTGGCCCTGTTGGAGGCCACTCCCCTTTACACAGAAGGCCAAGCAAACTGCAGGCTCCGCCCTCTCCCCTGCCCAAGTCACAAGCCACGCCCCTTGCCCCCGCATGTCCTACCAGGCCTGGCAGAGCTCCTCGCAGAGCGGCTGTGCTTGGCGTACCCCCAATAGCCGCAGGCGGAAGCGACTGCGAAGGGCATGTTGGAGGTGTTCCAGGAAGGATTCGCACCTAGACATCGGGAGAGAGAGGGTTGGATGGGTTAGGACCCAAGGGGAGTTCCAGGGCAATGGGCAAAGTACGCGAGAAAACAGTGGAGGGTGCTGTACTCACTCGGGGCTCGGCACTCCACAGCGTTCTGGATGGTTCCCAGGGCTCGATATCTCTGTTGTGTCCATCTCTGAGGGACAACAAGTTCCTGGCAAAGGGGAACCCTGTGAGCCAGGGTCTTGGATCCTCAGATAAGGTTTGGGAACTGAGGGCTGGGGATCCCCTGGACAAGGGAGAACCCAATTACATCAATCCTCACAAACCCCTAACTTAAGACCCTTCCTTTGGAATGCAAATGCAGCTTCAAGTAGTAATGATCatttattgtttataataatCAACTTATTTGTCATGTGCCTGGTAGTGACACATGTGCTTAatccttttcctttatttttctttctttcttttgaaacagggtcttgctctgtcgcccagtctggagtgcagtggcacgatcttggctcactgcaacctccacctcccaggttcaagcaattctggtgcctcagcatcccaagtagctgggatttcaggcgcatgccacctcatccagctaatttttgtattgttagtagagacaggggtttcaccatgttggccaggttggtctcaaactcctgacctcaagtgatctgcccacctcggcctcccaaagtgttgggattacatacgtgagccaccgagccccgCTCATATGCTCATATGCTTAATCTTAACAACAGCTTTGTGAGGTATGTttgttatttctctctttttgggGGTCCAtgtgagacccagagaggttagATGACTTCCTCAGGATCACATAGTTACAAAGTGACAGAGttgaatttgaacccaggcagtctaatTCTTATCCACCGTTCTTCAGCACTATCCCTGCCTCCCACCTTCGTGGCCCTGCTAGGCCCCTCTCataaggaaattctgacattACCATGGCAGGGTAGGTGTGGGTTTCTGGGTGTTGGTGGTGAGGCAGGGTCTGGGGTGCTCACCTGCCAAGTGTAGCTTGCCTTTGCCCAGATCAGCTGCCAGCCCATGGTGTCGCTGGGACCTGGCTTGGAGTGGGTGGCTCCCTCCACAGGCTTCTAGCAGGATCCATGCCAGGGTCAGTTGCAGGACCCAGGTCAGGCCAATGGGTCGCATGTGGACCCTGCAGGCCATGTCCACCTGAGATAAGAGCTGGCAGGCATAGTGTGGGGTTCAGCCATCCCTTTCTGTGAGCTTAGGGTGGCACCCACCCAATGCATACCCAAGAAGCAGTGCCAGACAGAGTAGGGAAAGTGCAgctgaggaggaggctggggcagtggcCAAGGATATTCAAATCCCAGGAGACCACCAGGGCCTGCCTACATCCTAGGAATCCCCCTCCCATCAGAACCCTGACCTCTCTGTCCCCCACCAAGTGCCACCCCCACCAAGCTTAGACCACAGTCGCCCTCCCCCATCCAGCAGGATCTCCCACCTTTTTAGTCCTCAAGGGACCCCTTTTTTTCTCAGAATGAAGGGGACCTCCCTAGCTCTTCCAATCCCCCTCTACTGTTCAGTAATTCCTTCTCTTCTATGcggcctccctcctccctctcacgCTCTGCCAGCCCTTCTCTGGGTCACCTTCTCTCGGCCCACAATCGGCTTAGGGGCCACCCAGAGCTGGGCCTTTGGGACCAAGCGTGGTGTGGCAGGGCTCAGGTTCTGTCACTGGGGCCCAAAACTACAAGGCAGGGACAGCTAGCCGTCTATGGAGACAAGACTGTCCCCTTCCTGCCTCCCCGAGTTCAGCCCCTCACCTGTTAGCTGGATTGGGGTATAGAGGCTGATAAGACACCTCAGGATCCACTCCAGGAAACTGGCAACTGAAAGGGGCATGGCTTAATGCAGAGGCGGGACCTCCCACCGTCCCGCCCACATGCCTGCTGACCAAAGGCTGGCCAACTTGGGCTGGTGTGTATATATCCTTGTGTTTGCTTTTATGTTGAGCTTCTGGCTTAAGCTGTGGTATCTGTATATGAGgggagtgcgtgtgtgtgtgtgaggaaggTGTGTTTGGCCTGCAAAttaacacacatacaaacacatacccAGCAAATGCAAACACACGCAAACATCCACAAATACAGatacacacaaactcacactcTGCAGCCATACAAACACATGCTTAGGaaacatagacatacacacactcatccaatgcaaacacacacaaacaacacaTATAAACACTCAACCAGTGTCAACCAGTTCAGAACTTCAAGAACTTCTGAAGTTTCTGCGAATGTGTGTTGCTTGTGAACACTCCCTTAACTCATCCATTCATtcgacaaacatttattgagcacctactgtgtgctagatTCTGGGGATGCAGTAGTGAACAATACATGAAaatttcagccaggcatggtggttcacacctgtaatcccagcacattgggaaacCGAAgtagaaggattgtttgagcccaggagtttgagaccagcctggccaacatggtgaaaccccatctctagtaaaaataattaaaaaataaattagttgggcatagtggcacgtgcttataatctcagctgttcagaaggctgaggcatgaatatagttttttttttttttttttttttttgagacggagtctcgcgctgtcacccaggctggagtgcagtggccggatctcagctcactgcaagctccgcctcccgggttcacgccattctcctgcctcagcctcccgagtagctgggactacaggcgtccgccacctcgcccggctagttttttgtattttttttttagtagagacggggtttcaccatgttaaccaggatggtctcgatctcctgacctcgtgatccgcccgtctcggcctcccaaagtgctgggattacaggcttgagccaccgcgcccggccggcatgAATATAGTTTGAActtgggaagtagaggttgcagtgaatcaagattgttccaccgcactccagcctaggcaacagagtgagactctgtctcaaaataaataaataaataaataaataaaaataaaagacacacaaatCTCAACTTTCATAGAGCTGACATTCTAGGGGGGAGAATCGGATGAGAAAAACATCCCTGCAGTGGGTACgggtgtgtgtgtctatgtgttgtGTTGGGAGAATAATTTGTTTTAGATTATAATTTGTGTGCAACTGGACATCCCTTGGTTTTGGAAATATGTGGCTGTGCTTCCACTGGTTGAGTGTTTATAtgtgttgtttgtgtgtgtttgcattggatgagtgtgtgtatgtctgtgtttccTAAGCATGTGTTTGCATGGCTGcagtgtgtgagtttgtgtgtatCTGTATTTGTGGATGTTTGCATGTGTTTGCATTTGCTgagtatgtgtttgtatgtgtgttaaTTTGCAGAATGTGTGGGTCTGTGTTTGTGGAGTATATGTTTGCAGAGTGTGTTCGAATAAGTGTTTGCGTGTCTGTGTTTCCTGAATATGTGACTGTATGTAAGTGTTTGTGTGCCTCTCATCTCAGGGCAAGAGAGGCTTTTTGTCTGCCTCTTTTATCGCTGTATTCCCTCCCAGATCCCAAAATACTAcattgcacatagtaggtgctcaatatgtGGTAAGTGAACGAATCAGTAGATACTATCTCTGGGTCCCTCTGTGTGCACCCAGTGATGTGCTGGAGGCCTCAGTAAGCAAGATCTGCCGGACCTAGCCTTCTCCTGGTCCATCTTGAGGTGGTCGCAGATGTTTGTGGGTCAGATCTGTTCAGCTCTGGGCCATGCCTCACGCCAGAGCCTCCGCACCCTTTGTCCTTCCCTAATCTCAGCCCCCGACCCTGCGCTTGGATTTCAGCACCGTGGACAGGAGCGCGCGAGACCAGCACCAAGGAGAGCTCCCGCGGTCGTCATCGTGAGCTAGGTCGCCAGGGGCGGAGTCCGGGCCATGGATTGAGAGATGTGCGAGCAAGGGACTCAGCGAGACGGTGACACAAACATGCCGACAAACATATAGAGACACAGACAGATATAACCCAGGCAAAGGCGCGAACTTGAGGCGACAAGCTCCTGGGGAAAACCCGGACCCAGCCTCGCCGTCGTCCAGCAGGGGTCGCTCTTACCCAGCAACCGCGCCCTCCCGGACCTTGGGGCCAGATACTGGCCACCACCCCTTGGGGAAGCCCTTCTGTCCCCCAGTGCCAAGACTTGGAGTTCGGAGGGCTCGGACACCCTCCTCTCCAACTTCGGGAAGCATGGTGGATTTGGCCTCACCTGTGTGAACATGGAGGAGCGTCGAGGGAGCTGAAAAGCGCTTTAACTGCCCCCGTCTCCAACTACCAGCTAATCGCTCCTATAAATACAGACGGCCTGGCCTGGCTCCTTAATCCGGACCATGAGGGAGGGGTCGCTAGAGGGGCTGCAGGGTTCCCTGAGGAGGCTCTGATTGCGGGGGACGGGGGGCGTAATATGCAGGCACATGTTTTTCTGAGGTTGCCTCTCCTGTGAAGATGGGTCTCCTCAGTGAAAATGTTTCTCTGTAAGCATGACATCTCCCCTGGGGCTGTAGAGGTCTCATGGGTGGGGACAGTTTTCCACAGAGGATACGGCTTTTAGGGGTCTCTGATTGGAGGTATCCCCCCCAGGGTCTCCACGGGAATTGTTACTCCTGGGATCTTTCTCTTTGGGGAATGCCTCTTCCGTGGGGAGGGGGATGGCTTTTGAGAGGAAAGTCACCTCTCAGGGACCATATCTCTTAGGAATGATTTTCAGGGTTGGGGGACTTCTTGATTGGAGAGGGCGTCCATGTGGAAACTATCTCCCCCGGGAAATGTGTCTCACCAAGGGGGGTCTCTGGGGGATGAATGTGGGGGGAATGTATCTCAGGGAGAAGGCTTCCTTTGGGGTGTTTCTTAAGTGGGGGTTCTAGCCCTGAGAATGTCTCTCCCCTGGGGTGTGTCTTTTTACAGGGGTCTCTCGGCAGCTTGGCTCCCATGGGGGCACCAGGAGGCTCCGCCTCCCCGCCCACCCCTTCCCCCCCCAGCGCGGGCAGCGGTGGCTGAGCTCGGGCTCGGGTGCCCAGACGCAGTGACGGCGCCGGGCCCGCCCCACTTCGCTCCGCCCCCTCCAACCCCCCCCCAaccagccgccgccgccgccgccgccgccgccgccgcgggccCCGCGGcttctcactccctccctcctccctcctcccgccgccgctgcctccctcctccctccccggGCCGAAGTCGCCGCCGCTGCCGCCATGGACGATTCGGGCCTCATCCGCCGCCGGAGGCTGCAGGTACGCGGCTGCCTGGGCCCCGGGTGGAGAGG
The sequence above is a segment of the Macaca nemestrina isolate mMacNem1 chromosome 20, mMacNem.hap1, whole genome shotgun sequence genome. Coding sequences within it:
- the LOC105465580 gene encoding retbindin isoform X2; the encoded protein is MDEALETQLKTSRGRFSATESLPTLEVDMACRVHMRPIGLTWVLQLTLAWILLEACGGSHPLQARSQRHHGLAADLGKGKLHLAGDPQPSVPKPYLRIQDPGSQGSPLPGTCCPSEMDTTEISSPGNHPERCGVPSPECESFLEHLQHALRSRFRLRLLGVRQAQPLCEELCQAWFANCEDDITCGPTWLPLSEKRGCEPSCLTYGQTFADGTDLCRSALGHALPVAAPGARHCFNISISALPRPRPGRRAREAPSWRSRRPRTSILDAGGSGSGSGSGSGP
- the LOC105465580 gene encoding retbindin isoform X3, giving the protein MDEALETQLKTSRGRFSATESLPTLELLSQVDMACRVHMRPIGLTWVLQLTLAWILLEACGGSHPLQARSQRHHGLAADLGKGKLHLAGTCCPSEMDTTEISSPGNHPERCGVPSPECESFLEHLQHALRSRFRLRLLGVRQAQPLCEELCQAWFANCEDDITCGPTWLPLSEKRGCEPSCLTYGQTFADGTDLCRSALGHALPVAAPGARHCFNISISALPRPRPGRRAREAPSWRSRRPRTSILDAGGSGSGSGSGSGP
- the LOC105465580 gene encoding retbindin isoform X5, with the protein product MACRVHMRPIGLTWVLQLTLAWILLEACGGSHPLQARSQRHHGLAADLGKGKLHLAGTCCPSEMDTTEISSPGNHPERCGVPSPECESFLEHLQHALRSRFRLRLLGVRQAQPLCEELCQAWFANCEDDITCGPTWLPLSEKRGCEPSCLTYGQTFADGTDLCRSALGHALPVAAPGARHCFNISISALPRPRPGRRAREAPSWRSRRPRTSILDAGGSGSGSGSGSGP
- the LOC105465580 gene encoding retbindin isoform X1 translates to MDEALETQLKTSRGRFSATESLPTLELLSQVDMACRVHMRPIGLTWVLQLTLAWILLEACGGSHPLQARSQRHHGLAADLGKGKLHLAGDPQPSVPKPYLRIQDPGSQGSPLPGTCCPSEMDTTEISSPGNHPERCGVPSPECESFLEHLQHALRSRFRLRLLGVRQAQPLCEELCQAWFANCEDDITCGPTWLPLSEKRGCEPSCLTYGQTFADGTDLCRSALGHALPVAAPGARHCFNISISALPRPRPGRRAREAPSWRSRRPRTSILDAGGSGSGSGSGSGP
- the LOC105465580 gene encoding retbindin isoform X4; the protein is MACRVHMRPIGLTWVLQLTLAWILLEACGGSHPLQARSQRHHGLAADLGKGKLHLAGDPQPSVPKPYLRIQDPGSQGSPLPGTCCPSEMDTTEISSPGNHPERCGVPSPECESFLEHLQHALRSRFRLRLLGVRQAQPLCEELCQAWFANCEDDITCGPTWLPLSEKRGCEPSCLTYGQTFADGTDLCRSALGHALPVAAPGARHCFNISISALPRPRPGRRAREAPSWRSRRPRTSILDAGGSGSGSGSGSGP